Proteins co-encoded in one Sulfuricaulis limicola genomic window:
- the ppsA gene encoding phosphoenolpyruvate synthase: MRYIRTFSELGMSDVPLVGGKNASLGEMFRSLRAEGVRVPDGFATTSGAYRHFLDHNHLAERIQTRLKGVDSDDLAQLERAGAEIRGWILNAEMPPDLAGEITAAYGNLARQYGPEPDVAARSSATAEDLPNASFAGQQDTFLNIRGAENLLVICRRVFASLFNDRAISYRVHQGFDHAQVALSIGVQKMVRSDIASSGVMFTLDTETGFRDVVFINAAYGLGENVVQGAVNPDEFYVFKPTLMEGKRPILKRHLGTKAIKMIYAKDAADGNPTQNIPVPEADRLRFSLTDDDALELARFAVKIERHYSKLAGQDRPMDIEWAKDGVDGKLYIVQARPETVRSRETRDVYEIYALESRGKLLTSGKSVGRRIATGVAHVIEKSADMARLRTGEVLVTDMTDPDWEPVMKTAAAIVTNRGGRTCHAAIVARELGIPAIVGCGDATEVIRSGMPVTANCAEGDTGQVYEGEQKFRVDRIALDSAHRPRTKIMMNVGNPDQAFENSFLPNDGVGLARLEFIINHSIQAHPRALLEYDKLGPDEQRHIDRLTAGYADRRAYFISRLAEGIGTIAAAFHPKPVIVRLSDFKSNEYASLFGGAGFEPNEENPMLGLRGASRYYSESFRDSFAMECAALRRVREDMGLDNVIVMIPFVRSVDEAKNVLAIMRTHGLERGKAGLKVYLMCEIPANALLAEEFLQHLDGFSIGSNDLTQLTLGVDRDSGLVTGFDERNPAVLKLMEMAIQAARKLGKYVGICGQAPSDYPEITTWLVRQGIGSISLNPDSVIPMTRVVQQAEQSLK, translated from the coding sequence ATGCGTTATATCCGCACATTTTCCGAGTTGGGGATGAGCGACGTCCCCCTGGTCGGAGGCAAGAATGCTTCCCTGGGCGAGATGTTCCGCAGTCTTCGCGCCGAGGGCGTACGGGTTCCCGACGGATTCGCCACCACTTCCGGGGCCTACCGGCATTTTCTCGATCATAATCATCTTGCCGAGCGTATCCAGACGCGCCTGAAGGGCGTGGATTCGGATGATCTGGCGCAGCTGGAGCGGGCCGGCGCCGAGATTCGCGGCTGGATTCTCAATGCCGAGATGCCGCCGGACCTGGCCGGGGAAATCACGGCGGCGTACGGGAATCTGGCGAGGCAATACGGACCGGAGCCGGACGTGGCGGCGCGCAGCTCGGCCACGGCCGAGGACCTTCCGAACGCCTCCTTCGCCGGCCAGCAGGACACCTTTCTCAATATCCGCGGCGCGGAAAATCTGCTGGTCATTTGTCGCCGGGTTTTCGCCTCGCTCTTCAATGACCGGGCGATTTCCTATCGTGTACACCAGGGATTTGATCATGCGCAGGTGGCGCTCTCGATCGGCGTTCAGAAAATGGTGCGTTCCGACATCGCTTCCTCCGGCGTGATGTTCACGCTCGACACCGAGACCGGGTTCCGTGACGTCGTCTTCATCAATGCCGCCTACGGTCTTGGCGAAAATGTCGTGCAGGGCGCGGTCAACCCGGACGAGTTCTACGTCTTCAAGCCGACGTTGATGGAAGGCAAGCGGCCGATCCTCAAGCGCCACCTCGGCACCAAGGCGATCAAGATGATTTACGCTAAGGATGCCGCGGACGGCAATCCGACACAGAATATCCCGGTGCCGGAGGCGGATCGTCTGCGGTTCTCCCTGACCGACGACGATGCGCTGGAGCTGGCGCGCTTCGCCGTCAAGATCGAACGGCATTATTCGAAACTCGCCGGCCAAGACCGGCCCATGGACATCGAATGGGCCAAGGACGGCGTGGACGGAAAGCTCTATATCGTGCAAGCGCGCCCCGAGACGGTACGCTCGCGCGAAACGCGCGATGTCTACGAAATTTATGCCCTGGAGTCGCGTGGCAAGCTGCTGACCTCCGGAAAAAGCGTCGGCCGCCGCATCGCCACGGGCGTGGCGCACGTGATCGAGAAATCGGCCGATATGGCGCGCCTGCGCACCGGCGAGGTGCTGGTGACCGACATGACCGACCCCGACTGGGAACCGGTGATGAAAACCGCCGCCGCCATCGTCACCAACCGCGGCGGGCGCACCTGCCACGCCGCCATCGTGGCGCGCGAACTGGGCATTCCGGCCATCGTCGGCTGCGGCGACGCCACCGAAGTCATCCGCAGCGGCATGCCGGTGACGGCGAACTGCGCCGAGGGCGACACCGGGCAGGTCTACGAAGGCGAGCAGAAATTCCGCGTCGACCGCATCGCGCTGGATTCCGCGCACCGCCCGCGCACGAAAATCATGATGAATGTCGGCAATCCCGACCAAGCCTTCGAAAACTCCTTCCTGCCGAACGACGGCGTGGGGCTGGCGCGCCTGGAGTTCATCATCAATCACAGCATCCAGGCGCATCCGCGCGCGCTGCTGGAATACGACAAGCTCGGCCCGGACGAACAGCGCCACATCGACCGGCTGACGGCCGGCTACGCCGACCGCCGCGCCTATTTCATCAGTCGCCTGGCCGAAGGCATCGGCACCATCGCCGCCGCGTTTCATCCCAAGCCGGTGATCGTGCGCCTGAGCGATTTCAAATCCAACGAATATGCCTCGCTGTTCGGCGGCGCCGGTTTCGAGCCCAACGAGGAAAATCCCATGCTCGGGCTGCGCGGCGCCTCGCGTTACTACTCGGAATCGTTCCGCGACAGCTTCGCCATGGAGTGCGCCGCGCTCCGACGGGTGCGCGAGGACATGGGGCTGGACAATGTCATCGTGATGATCCCGTTCGTGCGTAGCGTGGATGAGGCGAAAAACGTGCTGGCGATCATGCGCACGCACGGGCTCGAGCGCGGCAAGGCCGGGCTCAAGGTCTACCTCATGTGCGAGATCCCGGCGAACGCCCTGCTGGCGGAGGAGTTCCTGCAACACCTCGACGGCTTTTCCATCGGCTCCAATGACCTGACCCAGCTGACCCTCGGCGTGGACCGCGACTCGGGGCTGGTGACCGGTTTCGACGAGCGCAATCCGGCGGTGCTGAAGCTCATGGAGATGGCCATCCAGGCCGCGCGCAAGCTGGGCAAATACGTCGGCATCTGCGGGCAGGCGCCGTCGGATTATCCCGAGATCACCACCTGGCTGGTGCGGCAGGGCATCGGGTCCATCTCGCTCAATCCCGACAGCGTGATTCCCATGACGCGGGTGGTGCAGCAGGCGGAACAGTCGCTGAAGTGA
- a CDS encoding UvrD-helicase domain-containing protein translates to MMDVSRATAPENNVVVQAAAGTGKTWLLTSRIIRLLLQGTEPGAILALSFTRKAAGEIHERVTERLLALAASDEDALVKQLEEIGAGTDPASREAARGLYEKHLSAIHPLRTTTFHAFCQEILRRFPLEADVPPGFELVESTAELEQAAWLALDRKAARDSGGTLANALDTLLRECGGVTGTHSALDDFLAHRSDWWAYTENESNPVDFAATQLGQMLDVAEDADPHASFMRDPAVREHIARYAELLAGHPTATNQEYIANLTRALADTQASSRSFEWVRGVVLTNMDEPRKLKRSDALEKKLGTDRTDEIIRLHQEIASRLLAAIAGHKRRWTFMVSRAWYVCGVALLEEYQRLKLERGVLDFADLEWKTYRLLNRSRHAEWVQYKLDQRIDHLLVDEFQDTNPTQWRLLLPLLQEIVAGDPERRRSVFLVGDEKQSVYRFRRADPRLFHAARHWLQQHAQAHTLTQHLSRRSSPAIIRFVNLVFHRSSDVEPETDSDYPLQDFQPHDTHHRQLWGRAELLPLVRRGDKTGEKAAPAWRNPLERPRQVDEDQRHRQEGDLIAGKIREILGRLIAEGERVRSLTGDDIMILLRDRTHARFYEEALRRAGIPYIGTGRGAFMQSLEVRDLVHLLHQLVEPYNDLALASALRSPLFAATEDDLLRLAQSPPGTWRMRLERLAMGQTPDGALARARQLLPRWSSYVGRVPVHDLLDRIYCEGNVVARYLAAAVPHLRPRVEANLNHFLELALEVDSGRYPSLSHFLAWLERQAEHDDKSPAEPAWNRAPRVRVMTIHAAKGLESPVVFLADAARSTDNRDRGLRPLVDWPVQDSRPRYFHLGGASKEIDDISQALRTEQQWPARREEANLLYVALTRARQMLYVSGCEPGHGGRGWYGFVEKRLRHAGDSGEAARAGLQLDNISLDDGKTVFNTCAWLEFGQPPSTQPMEPPISMTGFRVDPRLTQPFPELPETGILNPSRSAQPEDDYPDEATGFTEARTPQQRRGKVIHRMLERLTNGETHATVEKTIWQEFGEWLEEKDFNQWWREACAVPDQADFREFFDPARYQEARNEIPILYRDGGRDVYGVIDRLVIRQEEIVLIDYKTHARATRDNVARLAEDFREQMRQYGEGARRLWPGKKLRLVLLFTACGEMVELEKI, encoded by the coding sequence ATGATGGACGTATCGCGCGCCACCGCCCCGGAAAACAACGTGGTGGTTCAGGCTGCCGCCGGAACCGGCAAGACCTGGCTGCTGACCAGCCGCATCATTCGTCTGCTGCTCCAGGGGACCGAACCCGGCGCCATCCTGGCCCTCAGCTTCACGCGCAAGGCCGCCGGCGAGATCCACGAACGCGTCACCGAGCGTCTGCTGGCACTGGCCGCGAGCGACGAAGACGCGCTCGTTAAACAGCTAGAGGAGATCGGGGCCGGCACCGATCCGGCCAGCCGCGAGGCCGCGCGCGGGCTTTACGAAAAACATCTGAGCGCGATCCATCCGCTGCGTACCACCACGTTTCACGCCTTCTGTCAGGAAATCCTGCGGCGCTTTCCGCTCGAAGCCGACGTACCGCCGGGATTCGAGCTGGTCGAATCAACGGCTGAACTGGAGCAGGCTGCCTGGCTCGCGCTCGACAGAAAGGCCGCGCGCGACAGCGGAGGCACGCTGGCCAATGCGCTCGACACGCTGTTGCGGGAATGCGGCGGTGTCACCGGCACGCATTCGGCGCTGGATGATTTTCTGGCGCATCGCAGCGACTGGTGGGCCTATACCGAAAATGAATCGAACCCGGTGGATTTTGCCGCCACGCAGCTCGGACAAATGCTGGACGTGGCAGAAGACGCCGATCCGCACGCGTCCTTCATGCGCGATCCCGCCGTGCGCGAACATATCGCGCGTTACGCCGAGCTGCTGGCCGGTCACCCTACGGCAACGAATCAGGAATACATCGCGAACCTGACGCGGGCGCTGGCGGACACGCAAGCTTCATCGCGAAGCTTTGAATGGGTTCGCGGCGTGGTGCTGACCAACATGGATGAGCCACGCAAACTGAAACGTTCAGACGCCCTCGAGAAAAAGCTCGGCACCGACCGAACCGATGAGATCATCCGCCTGCACCAGGAGATCGCCTCGCGGTTGCTGGCGGCGATAGCCGGGCACAAGCGCCGCTGGACCTTCATGGTTTCGCGTGCCTGGTATGTCTGCGGTGTGGCCCTGCTCGAGGAATACCAGCGACTCAAGCTGGAGCGCGGCGTGCTCGACTTCGCCGACCTGGAATGGAAAACCTATCGCCTGCTGAACCGCAGCCGCCATGCCGAGTGGGTGCAGTACAAACTGGATCAGCGCATCGATCATCTGCTGGTGGATGAATTCCAGGACACCAACCCGACCCAGTGGCGGCTGCTGCTGCCGTTGTTGCAGGAGATCGTGGCCGGCGATCCGGAGCGCCGCCGCAGCGTGTTTCTCGTCGGTGACGAGAAACAGTCGGTGTACCGCTTCCGCCGCGCCGACCCGCGCCTGTTTCATGCCGCGCGTCACTGGCTGCAACAGCACGCGCAGGCGCACACCCTGACCCAGCACCTGTCACGGCGCTCCTCGCCCGCCATCATCCGTTTCGTAAATCTGGTGTTTCATCGGTCCAGCGACGTTGAACCCGAAACTGACAGTGATTACCCGTTGCAGGATTTCCAGCCGCATGACACGCACCACCGGCAGCTATGGGGCCGGGCCGAACTGCTGCCGCTGGTGCGGCGCGGCGACAAAACCGGCGAAAAAGCGGCGCCGGCATGGCGCAATCCGCTGGAACGGCCGCGCCAGGTGGATGAGGACCAGCGGCATCGCCAGGAGGGCGATCTGATCGCCGGAAAAATCCGGGAAATACTGGGCCGGCTGATCGCCGAGGGCGAACGGGTGCGGTCCCTGACCGGCGACGACATCATGATCCTGCTGCGCGACCGCACTCACGCACGCTTCTACGAGGAGGCCCTGCGACGCGCTGGCATACCTTATATAGGAACGGGGCGCGGAGCCTTCATGCAATCGCTGGAGGTGCGCGACCTTGTACATCTGCTGCATCAGCTGGTCGAGCCCTATAACGACCTGGCACTGGCCTCGGCCCTGCGCTCCCCGCTGTTCGCCGCCACCGAGGACGACCTGCTGCGTCTGGCGCAAAGCCCGCCGGGCACGTGGCGCATGCGCCTTGAGCGACTGGCAATGGGGCAGACGCCGGACGGCGCGCTTGCGCGCGCACGGCAACTGCTGCCGCGCTGGAGCAGCTATGTCGGCCGCGTGCCGGTGCACGACCTGCTCGACCGCATCTACTGCGAAGGCAACGTGGTGGCGCGCTACCTGGCCGCGGCGGTGCCGCATCTGCGGCCGCGCGTGGAGGCCAATCTCAACCACTTTCTCGAACTGGCACTGGAGGTCGACAGCGGGCGTTATCCGAGCCTGTCGCATTTTCTCGCCTGGCTCGAAAGGCAGGCGGAGCATGACGACAAGTCGCCGGCGGAGCCGGCCTGGAACCGCGCGCCGCGCGTGCGCGTCATGACCATCCATGCCGCCAAGGGGCTGGAATCGCCCGTGGTGTTTCTTGCCGACGCCGCGCGCAGCACCGACAACCGCGATCGCGGACTGCGCCCGCTGGTCGACTGGCCGGTACAGGACTCGCGACCGCGGTATTTTCATCTTGGCGGCGCCAGTAAGGAAATCGACGATATCAGCCAGGCGCTGCGTACCGAACAGCAATGGCCGGCCCGTCGCGAGGAGGCCAACCTGTTGTACGTGGCGCTCACGCGCGCACGCCAGATGCTCTATGTCTCGGGTTGCGAACCCGGCCACGGCGGGCGCGGCTGGTACGGCTTCGTCGAAAAGCGCCTGCGTCACGCCGGCGATTCCGGCGAAGCGGCACGCGCTGGGCTCCAGCTTGACAACATTTCCCTGGACGACGGCAAAACCGTGTTTAACACCTGCGCCTGGCTGGAATTCGGCCAGCCGCCATCGACACAGCCAATGGAGCCGCCGATATCCATGACGGGATTCCGTGTCGATCCACGGCTGACGCAGCCGTTTCCCGAGCTGCCGGAAACCGGAATCCTCAACCCGAGCCGCTCTGCACAGCCGGAAGACGATTATCCGGACGAGGCCACCGGCTTCACGGAGGCCCGTACGCCGCAGCAACGCCGCGGCAAAGTGATTCATCGCATGCTGGAACGACTGACAAACGGCGAGACGCACGCGACGGTCGAAAAAACGATATGGCAGGAATTCGGCGAGTGGCTGGAGGAAAAGGACTTCAACCAGTGGTGGCGCGAGGCCTGTGCCGTGCCGGATCAGGCGGATTTTCGCGAGTTTTTCGATCCCGCCCGCTACCAGGAGGCGCGCAATGAGATCCCGATTCTCTATCGCGACGGCGGGCGCGATGTCTATGGCGTCATCGACCGGCTCGTCATCCGACAGGAAGAAATCGTGCTCATCGACTACAAGACCCATGCGCGCGCCACCCGGGACAACGTCGCTCGGCTGGCAGAGGATTTCCGGGAACAGATGCGCCAGTACGGCGAAGGCGCGCGCCGGCTGTGGCCGGGTAAAAAATTGAGGCTGGTGCTGCTCTTCACCGCCTGCGGCGAGATGGTGGAACTGGAGAAAATATAA
- a CDS encoding DsbC family protein, translating into MLRFFIFSLVCLAMPFSAVAGEQEEQQIRAELARAFPELKAASIKPSPVTGMYEVEFDSKIFYTTSDGKYLFMGDVMDLHAKSNITETRRGAIRKRLLDEVGEQNMIVIGPDKPKRTLTVFTDVDCGYCAKFHLDVPTLNQQGVKVRYLFYPRAGIGSASYKRAVAVWCAGDRAKAIGIAKAGGKIDMKTCTNPVESHYQLGQRLDIGGTPAIFLDDGKVLPGYVPASRLLAILGLKS; encoded by the coding sequence ATGTTGCGATTCTTTATATTCAGTCTGGTCTGTCTCGCCATGCCGTTTTCCGCCGTTGCGGGCGAACAGGAAGAGCAGCAGATAAGGGCGGAGCTTGCCCGTGCTTTCCCCGAGCTCAAGGCGGCGAGCATCAAACCTTCTCCCGTTACCGGGATGTATGAAGTCGAGTTTGACTCCAAGATTTTCTACACCACGAGCGACGGCAAGTATCTCTTCATGGGCGACGTCATGGATCTGCACGCAAAGAGCAATATCACCGAGACCCGGCGCGGGGCGATCCGCAAGCGTCTGCTGGACGAGGTGGGTGAGCAGAACATGATCGTGATCGGACCCGACAAGCCCAAGCGCACGCTCACGGTGTTCACTGACGTGGATTGCGGCTACTGCGCCAAGTTTCATCTCGACGTGCCCACACTCAACCAGCAGGGCGTGAAGGTGCGCTACCTGTTCTATCCGCGCGCCGGCATCGGCTCGGCGAGTTACAAGCGTGCCGTGGCGGTGTGGTGCGCCGGTGATCGCGCCAAGGCCATCGGCATCGCCAAGGCCGGCGGCAAGATCGACATGAAAACCTGCACCAATCCGGTGGAAAGCCATTACCAGCTGGGCCAGCGCCTGGATATCGGCGGAACCCCCGCCATTTTCCTCGATGATGGTAAAGTGCTGCCGGGTTATGTCCCGGCGTCGCGATTGCTCGCTATACTTGGCCTCAAGAGCTGA
- a CDS encoding DUF484 family protein: MDQASTTQEREWIRLSKQLRDNERIWSGFRQIEVRMIGSPSLPDLIDIITLGIPETFPGIDCVTVACADPEYEMTRLIEAGGAPDSGARSFVAIPRETLDGLFTRPWRPRLGPVDERLHALLFSNHPCASGSVAVTPLVRRGELIGSLNQGSRDPRHFIPGIATDLLEHLAAVAAMCIDNSINHERLKLDGLTDPLTGISNRRFFERRLAEEVERWARRAGPLVCMLVDVDFFKQVNDQYGHQVGDRVLRQIASLLGQDLRGSDVLARYGGEEFVLLLPGTTPVQGAAIAERLRSRIEHSAFVIPEGIDLDVTVSIGMACLQPGVDSYGPDPAVWLFKQVDAALYQAKEAGRNRVIQAVVS, encoded by the coding sequence ATGGACCAGGCAAGCACGACGCAGGAGCGGGAGTGGATCAGGCTTAGCAAACAACTGCGCGACAACGAGCGCATCTGGTCCGGTTTTCGCCAGATCGAAGTGCGCATGATCGGTTCACCTTCGCTTCCCGACCTGATCGACATCATCACACTGGGTATTCCCGAGACTTTTCCGGGCATCGACTGCGTCACGGTTGCCTGCGCCGATCCCGAATACGAAATGACGCGTCTGATCGAGGCCGGTGGCGCGCCGGATTCCGGGGCGCGCAGTTTTGTCGCCATTCCGCGCGAGACACTGGACGGGCTTTTTACCAGGCCGTGGCGTCCGCGCCTGGGGCCGGTCGATGAGCGCCTGCATGCGCTGTTGTTCTCCAACCATCCCTGCGCCTCGGGTTCAGTGGCAGTCACGCCGCTGGTCCGGCGCGGCGAACTCATCGGCAGCCTCAACCAGGGCAGCCGCGATCCGCGTCATTTCATTCCGGGCATCGCCACGGATCTGCTGGAACACCTGGCGGCAGTGGCGGCCATGTGCATCGACAACTCCATCAATCATGAACGTCTCAAGCTCGACGGCCTCACCGATCCCCTGACCGGGATTTCCAACCGGCGCTTCTTCGAACGCCGCCTGGCGGAGGAGGTGGAGCGCTGGGCGCGCCGGGCCGGGCCGCTGGTGTGCATGCTGGTGGATGTGGATTTCTTCAAGCAGGTGAACGACCAGTACGGTCACCAGGTCGGCGACCGCGTGCTGCGTCAGATCGCCAGCCTGCTCGGCCAGGACTTGCGTGGCAGCGATGTGCTGGCGCGTTATGGCGGCGAGGAGTTCGTGCTGTTGTTGCCGGGCACCACGCCCGTCCAGGGCGCGGCCATCGCCGAACGCCTGCGCAGCCGCATCGAGCACAGCGCCTTCGTGATTCCGGAAGGGATCGATCTGGACGTCACCGTGAGCATCGGTATGGCCTGCCTGCAGCCGGGCGTGGATTCCTACGGGCCCGATCCGGCCGTCTGGCTGTTCAAGCAGGTGGACGCCGCGCTGTACCAGGCCAAGGAAGCGGGGCGCAACCGCGTGATTCAGGCCGTGGTGTCTTGA